CGCCATTGACCAACCCTTTGAACAACCGCGGATTGGGCAGGATGCTTCGCAAACCTTCACGCAACAGGCGCTGCCCTAGCGGGCGTGGGACGGCAGCGTCGACAACCGCGCGGCCAATGTCGAGCAGGTTGTGATAATCCACGCCGGAAGGGCAGGTGGTTTCACAGTTGCGGCACGACAGGCAACGGTCCAGGTGTTGCTGGGTTTTTGCCGTGACTTCGTTGCCTTCGAGCACCTGCTTGATCAAGTAGATGCGCCCGCGTGGGCCGTCCAGTTCATCGCCGAGCAATTGATAAGTCGGGCAGGTCGCGTTGCAGAATCCGCAATGAACGCACGTGCGCAGAATGCTTTCGGCCTCTTCGGCGCGGGGCAGTTGCCGGGCTTGCGGGCTGAGGGTGGTCTGCATGGCTCAAAGCTCCGCGTACAGACGCCCGGGGTTGAAAATGCCCCGGGGGTCGAGTTGTCGTTTGAGTTGGCGGTGATAGTGCAGCAGGGCGGGCGTCAGTGGATGGAACGGTTCGTCGATCAGCCCGTGGCTGTAGCAGGTCGCATGCCCGCCGACGTCGCTGACCACTTTGCGAATGACCGACGCTTCGGCCGTCGATTTGAGCCAGCGTTGCGCTCCACCCCAGTCGAGCCACTGCTCGCCGGGCAGGTTCAGCGGCGGTGTGTTGAGCGGTACGGACAGGCGCCAGAGCGGTTGGTCTTCATCGAAGAAGTCCAGGCGTTGTTCGTTGAGGTCGGCCCAGAGCGAATTGTCGATCAGCTCGCCGCCAAGGCGATCATGGGCGGCCGCCACTGAACCTTCGCCACCCTCCAGACGCAAGCGTAATTGCCGGCCATCGTGACATGCAGCGCTGATCGGCAACGGCTGCTGGCCCCATTCGGCCAGGCGCAGCAAAGCTTGTTCGCCGGACATTTGCAGGCTGAGGCTCAGGCACGCACGCGGTTTGGGCAGCACCTTGAGTGAGACTTCCGTGATGACTCCCAGCGAACCGTAACTGCCGGCCATCAGACGTGACAGATCGTAGCCGGCGACGTTCTTCATGACTTCGCCACCGAAGCGCAGATGTTTACCATGTCCCGTGATGATCCGCGTGCCCAGCACGAAATCGCGCACCGATCCCGACCAGGGCCGACGCGGCCCGGACAGCCCGGTGGCGATCATGCCGCCGACCGTTGCGTCGTTGGCGAAGGCGGGTGGTTCACACGCCAGCATCTGTTGCGAGACGTCCAGCACTGCCAGCAGTTCTGCCAGCGGAGTGCCGCAGCGCGCGGTGATCACCAGTTCGGTCGGGTCGTAGCTGACGATGCCGCGATGGGCGCGGGTGTCGAGAATCTCGCCACCGACGATGCGTCCGAGAAACGCCTTGCTGTTGGCCCCCTGGATGCGCAACGGCGTGGCGTTTTCCAGTGCACGGTTGACCTGTTCGAGCAGCGCGGCGCTGTCATCGAAATCCTTGGTTTCACCCATCAGAACCGCTCCAGTTCGGGGAAGGGCAGTTGCCCGTGGTGTACGTGCAAGGCGCCGAATTCGGCACAGCGATGCAGGGTCGGAATATTTTTGCCGGGATTGAGAAGTCCTCCGGGGTCGAAGGCTGCTTTCACGGCATGGAACAGGGTCAGCTCGTCACGATTGAACTGCGCGCACATCTGGTTGATTTTTTCCCGGCCCACACCGTGTTCGCCGGTGATGCTGCCGCCGACCTTCACGCACAGTTCGAGGATCTTGCCACCCAGCGCTTCGGCTCGTTCCAGTTCGCCGGGCTGATTGGCATCGAACAGAATCAGTGGATGCATGTTGCCGTCGCCGGCGTGAAATACATTGGCGACCCGCAAGCCATATTCGGCTGAAAGCTGCGCTATCGCGTGCAGTACGCCGGGCAACTCGCGGCGCGGGATCGTGCCGTCCATGCAGTAATAGTCCGGCGACAACCGGCCCACGGCGGGGAAGGCATTCTTGCGTCCGGCCCAGAACCGCACGCGCTCGGCTTCGTCCCGGGCCTGGCGCAGTTCGGTAGCGCCGGCGTGCTCGAGCACTTGTCGGACCCGCGTGCAATCATCGTGGACATCGGCTTCAACACCATCGAGTTCGCAGAGCAGAATGGCTTCGGCGTCTACCGGATAACCGGCGTGGATGAAGTCTTCGGCGGCGCGGATCGCCAGGTTGTCCATCATCTCCAGGCCGCCGGGAATGATGCCGGCCGCGATGATGTCGGCCACTGCGCGGCCAGCTTTTTCCACGGAGTCGAACGCCGCCAGCAGCACTTTGGCGGTTTGCGGTTTGGGCAAGAGTTTGACCGTGACTTCGGTAATCACCCCGAGCAGTCCTTCGGAGCCGGTGAACAGCGCCAACAGGTCGAAACCGGGTGAATCCAGCGCATCCGACCCGAGCGTCAGGCGTTCGCCATCCACGGTAAGGATCTCGATCTTGAGCAGGTTGTGAACGGTCAGGCCGTACTTGAGGCAATGCACGCCGCCGGCGTTTTCCGCCACATTGCCGCCGATGGAGCAGGCGATTTGCGAGGAAGGATCAGGCGCGTAATAAAGCCCGAACGGCGCAGCGGCCTGAGAAATCGCCAGGTTGCGCACGCCGGGTTGAACCCGCGCGGTGCGTGCTTCGGGGTTGATCTGCAGGATATTGTTGAAGCGCGCCATCACCAGCAGCACGCCTTTTTCCAGCGGCAGGGCACCGCCGGACAAGCCGGTCCCGGCGCCCCGGGCCACCACCGGCACCTGCCGTTCATGGCAGATTCGTAACACGCCCTGAACTTCATCGATGTGCCGTGGCAGTACCACCAGCAACGGCGTGGTGCGATAGGCGGAGAGGCCATCGCATTCATACGGCTTGAGTTCTTCAAGCTGATGCAGGACTTCAAGATCCGGCCACTGGCGATGCAGGGCTTGCAAGAGTGCGGCTTTGTCGACGTCGGGCAAAACGCCGTCGACCTTTTCGTCGTAGAGAATGTTCATGGATTCTAACGATGCGTCGGCAGACGGCCTGAGAAGGGTGTGAAGTACACAACGCCTGAGCTGTGCAGGCGTTGTGTGGTGTCAGCGAACTTTAGTCCAGATCGCTTGCTTCATGCCGCTCCGGAACCTGGCTGGCTTCATCGCCCCATGTCCGGTTGATACGCTGGCCGCGAATTACCGCAGGCCGTTCGGCAATCTCGTGCGCCCAGCGCTGCACGTGGGTGTATTCATGGGCAGAAAGAAACTCGGCGGCGGAGTACACGTTGTTTCGCACCAATTGTCCGTACCACGGCCAGACCGCGATGTCGGCGATGGTGTAGTCGTTGCCGGCGAGGAAAGGGCTTTCGCTCAGGCGGCGGTCGAGAACATCCAGCTGCCGCTTGGTTTCCATGGTGAATCGGTTGATGGGGTATTCGAGCTTTTCTGGCGCGTACGCATAGAAATGCCCGAAACCGCCGCCCAGATACGGCGCCGAGCCCATTTGCCAGAACAGCCAGTTCAGGGTTTCGGTGCGTGCCGCCAGGTCGGTGGGCAGGAAGGCCCCAAATTTTTCTGCCAGATAGAGCAGTATCGAGCCGGATTCGAATACGCGAATGGCCGGTTCTACGCTGCGATCCACTAGTGCCGGAATTTTCGAGTTCGGATTGATCTCTACAAAACCGCTGGAGAATTGGTCGCCCTCGTTGATGCGGATGAGCCAGGCGTCGTATTCGGCGCCGGAATGTCCGAGCGCCAGCAACTCCTCCAGAAGGATGGTCACCTTCACGCCGTTGGGCGTGGCCAGCGAATACAGTTGCAGCGGGTGCTTGCCGAGCGGCAGCGTCTTGTCGTACGTCGGCCCGGCAATCGGGCGATTGATGCTGGCGAACTGGCCGCCGGACGGAGCGATGTGTTTCCAGACTTTGGGTGGAGCGTAGGGCGCCTTGCTCATGAAACGGACCTCATCGGTTGTATGCTGCAATGACGTGAGCCGGACAGGGAGCGTGCCAGACTCTTGTCGAACAGAACACCATAGAAGGGCGTTTGAATGCCACTGGGGGTTCGCTGAAAAGCGTTGATCGGCTACAGACGTATTGCCGGGCTTTTGTCATTCAAGACGTCTCAGGTGGCTGCTTCTTCTTTATAGAAGAACGTTGTTTGCCGGTGGCAGGGTTTTGGCGCGAATCACTGCGCAGTTGCGCCGGACTCACGCCGAGACGCTGCTTGAAGGCTGTGGTCATATGCGCCTGTGAGTTAAAGCCACAGGCGAGGGCGATCTGCGAAAGACTGTCCGTTGTATCGCGCATCGACGCTCGGGCTTTGGCCAGTCGTCTGTCGATCAGGTAACTGTGGGGACTTTTGCCGGTCGCCTGTTTGAAAGCGCGCATGAAATAGCCCTCGGACAACTCCAGCAGTTGCGCCATCGCCGGGACGCCGAGAGGGCTGCCGAGGCCGGCGTCGATGAATTCATCCAGCAGGCGCATGCGGCTGCCGGTGATTGAGCCCAGATGCGTTGCGCTCTCATGGCCCTCAACCCGTTCGGCTAGACCGAGCGCCCAGCTTTCCCAGTCATCCTCCAGAGAGGCGTGCAGCAGTGCACTGCGCATTCGGGCCGCGAGGTAGATGGCCTGCGGGTCGATGCAATTGTTGAACGCCTGGTCGCCGGCCAATGCTGTGCCGTCGGTGCGTATCACCCGCAGATACTCGCCACCCATGGGCGACTCCGAGTACACGTCACACCCAGTTGGAACAAACGCCAGACCGTTGGGCATTGCATCGAAGGGACGTATCCGGTCACTACCGATGGCGTGCACGCCGCGCTGGCTGTCGAAGGCAAAGCCGATCGCTGACTGCGTCGCCACGTACCGCGCCGAGTAGGCTG
The window above is part of the Pseudomonas fluorescens genome. Proteins encoded here:
- a CDS encoding helix-turn-helix transcriptional regulator, whose translation is MAFMSLRNRRPSLIVAEPIRRVEVGPWAIELLPGAAYSARYVATQSAIGFAFDSQRGVHAIGSDRIRPFDAMPNGLAFVPTGCDVYSESPMGGEYLRVIRTDGTALAGDQAFNNCIDPQAIYLAARMRSALLHASLEDDWESWALGLAERVEGHESATHLGSITGSRMRLLDEFIDAGLGSPLGVPAMAQLLELSEGYFMRAFKQATGKSPHSYLIDRRLAKARASMRDTTDSLSQIALACGFNSQAHMTTAFKQRLGVSPAQLRSDSRQNPATGKQRSSIKKKQPPETS
- the glcD gene encoding glycolate oxidase subunit GlcD, with amino-acid sequence MNILYDEKVDGVLPDVDKAALLQALHRQWPDLEVLHQLEELKPYECDGLSAYRTTPLLVVLPRHIDEVQGVLRICHERQVPVVARGAGTGLSGGALPLEKGVLLVMARFNNILQINPEARTARVQPGVRNLAISQAAAPFGLYYAPDPSSQIACSIGGNVAENAGGVHCLKYGLTVHNLLKIEILTVDGERLTLGSDALDSPGFDLLALFTGSEGLLGVITEVTVKLLPKPQTAKVLLAAFDSVEKAGRAVADIIAAGIIPGGLEMMDNLAIRAAEDFIHAGYPVDAEAILLCELDGVEADVHDDCTRVRQVLEHAGATELRQARDEAERVRFWAGRKNAFPAVGRLSPDYYCMDGTIPRRELPGVLHAIAQLSAEYGLRVANVFHAGDGNMHPLILFDANQPGELERAEALGGKILELCVKVGGSITGEHGVGREKINQMCAQFNRDELTLFHAVKAAFDPGGLLNPGKNIPTLHRCAEFGALHVHHGQLPFPELERF
- the glcE gene encoding glycolate oxidase subunit GlcE, which produces MGETKDFDDSAALLEQVNRALENATPLRIQGANSKAFLGRIVGGEILDTRAHRGIVSYDPTELVITARCGTPLAELLAVLDVSQQMLACEPPAFANDATVGGMIATGLSGPRRPWSGSVRDFVLGTRIITGHGKHLRFGGEVMKNVAGYDLSRLMAGSYGSLGVITEVSLKVLPKPRACLSLSLQMSGEQALLRLAEWGQQPLPISAACHDGRQLRLRLEGGEGSVAAAHDRLGGELIDNSLWADLNEQRLDFFDEDQPLWRLSVPLNTPPLNLPGEQWLDWGGAQRWLKSTAEASVIRKVVSDVGGHATCYSHGLIDEPFHPLTPALLHYHRQLKRQLDPRGIFNPGRLYAEL
- the yghU gene encoding glutathione-dependent disulfide-bond oxidoreductase encodes the protein MSKAPYAPPKVWKHIAPSGGQFASINRPIAGPTYDKTLPLGKHPLQLYSLATPNGVKVTILLEELLALGHSGAEYDAWLIRINEGDQFSSGFVEINPNSKIPALVDRSVEPAIRVFESGSILLYLAEKFGAFLPTDLAARTETLNWLFWQMGSAPYLGGGFGHFYAYAPEKLEYPINRFTMETKRQLDVLDRRLSESPFLAGNDYTIADIAVWPWYGQLVRNNVYSAAEFLSAHEYTHVQRWAHEIAERPAVIRGQRINRTWGDEASQVPERHEASDLD